Part of the Nostoc sp. ATCC 53789 genome, AACTAACTTGAGACAAAATTTTAGTTAGACTCCCACTTCTGATAATAGAGTTTCCATAGCTTCCCAAGAAATTCCTTGTTGAAGATAACGGGGTGCTTCAGGATTATAAGGACTGCCTACCCTGTCAATATTGAGAATTTTTGCCCCATCTGGCAGAACTGGTACATCTGCATCAAATGCTGTGGGGCGCATCAAAGAGCTGGAAAAGCCTTTGAAAATAGCAATTGTATCTTCCTCATCGGCAATTTCCACTATTACAATCAAGACTTCTTTGGGGCGTTTAGCGGTGTATTGTTCTAGCCGCTTACCAATGGAATTCATTTTTTTACATTAGGGGTATGTGACGTAGCGACAGTTACTGTGGTGTGGCTGAACGTCCCTGCTTGCCAAGCTTAATCAGAACAAAATAGCTTAAGTAAACCACATAAATTACTAAACTAGTTATGCCAAGAAAACCTAAAAACTCAGCTTTGCTATTAGCATGAAAATATTCTTTGAATAATAACGGAATCTCAAACCAGACGCGACAATAAGCAGTCTTCATCACACTGGCAGAAAAAGCACAACCCAAAAATGGGATCAACGCTAGTGTACCCAAAATACAATAAACAGTTGTAGCCCAGCGCCAAGAGGTAAAAATAAATTTCAAAACTCCACTGGTTTGATACTCAATTTCATCGTTGATATCTACCCAAAACCACAGTGAAATTGGGATTAAAATCTGAGCCATTAATCCAGAGATAAAGCTAACTGGATACTGGGCAATCATTAAGTAAATCGTGATTGCCACCAAGCTTGATACTTTCCAGTATATAGTCAATAAGCGTTGTATACTTTCTGCTTTTTGCACAAATGCCCAAATTAAAAGAATTAACGGAATAATTACCAGAAATAATACTGCCAATCGGTAATCAATCCAGATGAAAGGGCGAAACCAAACGTTATAGTCCATAGTTTTTCTCAAACGATAAATAAAACAATTTAAACTAAGAGCAAGTATCCATAACTGACAAACTTGTAAGCTATTAGCTAGCTAGTAGTCTATCTATATTACAAACAGTTTAATCAAAGCACAAAATCTAGCCTCAAGACTGCGCTCTAACTTCTTGGTGGAAGCAAGTGGCTACCCAACTTATACCATTTCACGCAGTTTCTACTATAAACACGTTTGTAGGGGCATACAGATGTACGCCCCTACAACCAATTCATGCCTTGCAAAGATTTTTGGAAAAATTTTTAAATGGTAAGTTGTTTAATTTACTTTCCTAAATCTCTCAATTTGGCAAAAAAACAAGCAACTCAAAGATCCTCAACTTAGATTTTACACTTACCTGTAGTAGCGTCAGGGAGCCTGTTAAAAGCCCACCTAGCAGCTATATACTTGATACTCGCGGACAAAACCCCAATTTTTTTGGGTGTAAAGGTTTCCTTTTAAGATAAAAATTCTCAAAGCTTAACCCTGATACATCCGTAACTCCAGATATTTCACCATTTTTTGTCCATTGGAGAAAATAATGAAAAAGGGAGAGTAAGGTTTTAGCCGGAAGTAGCGTAAAAGTGCGAAATCTCAGTAAGTAAATCTTGGTTGCTTGGTGACAAACGAACAGAAAATTCGCTTGTTTAAATTTCTAGTCGTCATAAACCCGGCATTCAATTGCATCTGGGTTGTCATCACAATACTGTTCTAGAGAATTTTTGGGCTTGCTTTGACGCTTGTGGGAAGCTTCAGCTTGCAATTCTTCTACTGCATCCCAAGCAGCAGCACATTCTGGTGAACCGCTACCGTTAATGTCACAGACAGTACGCGCTTGTTCTACTTCTTCTTGAATTTTCTCCTGGATGTCGCTTGTTGCTGTTTCTTGGATGTTGGTCATTGCTTTAGTCTCGTTGTGTGTTGTTAATACTAGTATAGAAAAACTTCAGAAATGGCAGATTTTAGCTTGATTACTAACCATTCTAACTATTCAGTTCATAAGTTAGTACTTTAGCCTATTGATTTATAACCAATATAGTAAACTGCCGCATCTATAATGCATTCATCTTTATGTTTTAAGATTTTGTGGGATTAGTACCATAGATAAACAATCATACAATATATTTAGATGCATCTATTAGGGAATGACAACCCCAGCTTCTTGGGATGGAGGAGACAAAAGGCTGGCACTAATTCTTGTAGGATGCAATTCTTCCCAAAATAAAAATACATCAAAATCTACTAGCACAAAAAGAGAAAGAAGCTCAAAACTCATGGCAGACCAAATGCAGTGGGCAAATGCCCTATCAACCCGTCATTCTTTAGAAGCCGCCGTTACAGATGTGGTGGAACGAGCTGTCTCATCGTTAACAGCACCTGCGGATCTAGGACTGGTATTCATTTCGTCTGCTTTTACGAGTGAGTATTCCCGATTGTTACCCTTGTTAGCTGAGAAACTTTCTGTACCAGTGCTAATTGGCTGTAGTGGTGGAGGTGTGATTGGGACGACAGTTAACGGAGAAACCCAAGAACTCGAAGCAGAACCAGCTATTAGCTTGACTTTAGCACATCTTCCAGGGGTGAAGGTTCAAGTTTTTCATGTTGTTGCAGAAGAATTACCTGACTTAGATAGTTCACCAGATGCTTGGGTTGATTTGATTGGTGTACCAGCATCACCAACACCCCAGTTTATTTTGCTGTCTAGTTCTTTCGCCTCTGGAATCAACGATTTGTTGCAGGGATTGGATTTTGCTTATCCAGGATCGGTGATCGTGGGGGGACAGGCTAGTGGTGGAGGTATGGGTGGTCGTGTTGCCCTATTTTGTAATGAGACTGACGGCGAGGAATGTCAAAGTCTGTATCGTGAGGGTACTGTTGGGATAGCTTTGACTGGCAATATTGTTTTGGAAACGATTGTAGCCCAAGGATGCCGACCGATTGGCAAACCGTTGCAAGTTACAAAAGCCGATCGCAACATTATCTTAGAGTTAGATGAGCAAGTGCCGCTAGTGGTGTTGCGAGATTTGATTGCTAGTCTTAGCGAACACGAACGAACTTTAGCACAGCACTCTTTGTTTGTTGGTGTGGCGATGGATGAGTTTAAGCTGGCTTTGCAGCAGGGAGACTTTTTAATTCGTGGTATTCTTGGGGTCGATCCAACAGCTGGAGCGATCGCAATTGGCGATCGCGTTCGTCCTGGTCAAAGGCTGCAATTCCACCTCCGCGATGCCCAAGCCTCTGCTGAAGACCTAGAATTACTCCTCCAAAGTTATCAAACCCAACGAGAATCTGAACCCTCTGCCGTCGCTGCCTTAATGTTTGCCTGTCTGGGGCGAGGCGAAGGACTCTATGGTAAACCCAATTTCGATTCTGAATTATTTCGCCGTTACCTCAGCGATATTCCTGTAGGTGGCTTTTTCTGTGGTGGTGAAATCGGCCCTGTAGGTGGCAGAACTTTTTTACACGCCTACACTTCCGCATTTGGAATTTGTCGTCAAAATCAGTTATGAGTTATGAATTAAACTCCTCACTCTCTAGTAATACTATCTGATTTGTGAAAATTCGCAGTATCCAAATCCCCAACTTGTTTAAGAGGTTGGGGATTTAACTTTTTACGAATGGTTTATGACTGTTTAGCATTTAACTGTCTTTCTATATTTGCAGATATATATCGAGATAAACGCTCTGAATACTTGTCTATACAGACAAATATATTTCTTGTATAGACTAGTTTAAATATTAAATTATACCTTGTATTTTCTAACAAAAAGCTCGATGATTAATTGAGAAAAGAGATAGTTATAGGTTAGCGAATAATGTCAATATAATTAATTATTTTTCTGAGTCATCGTCAGAAAATATCTGATATTCATCTGAAATTTATTCATGTCGGAGTTGAAATAATCCAATGCTAGAAGGATGGATTCAAATTGCATTAACGCTGTTAATTATAGTAGCGATTACGCCATTTTTTGGGCGCTATATGGCGCGTATATACCTAGAGCAAAGTACTTTTCTCGACCCAATCTTGAATCCGGTTGAGCGAGTGCTTTATGCTTTAGTCGGTGTTAAATCCAAAGAAAACATGACAGGCTGGCAGTATGGGCGGGCAATCCTGTATAGCAACGTAGCAATGGGGTTGCTGATTTTCTTTATTATCATGAGTCAAGGATGGTTGCCCCTCAATCCCACGGGGATAAAAGCCCCAACTTGGGATACAGCACTGCATACTACCATTTCCTTTATTACTAATACCAACCAACAGCATTATTCTGGTGAAACATACATGAGCTATGCCAGCCAAATGTGGGGACTGGGTTATCACATGTTCACCTCTGCTGGTACTGGTTTAGCGGTAGGAATTGCTTTTATTCGGGGATTGACGGGTAGATCGTTAGGCAACTTTTATGTAGACCTAATTCGCTCGATTACCCGAATTTTGCTGCCTATTTGTATTGTGGGTGGGATTGTGTTGATAGCTGCTGGTGTTCCCGAAACCCTGGCGGGTGTAGTTGTATTCCCCACCTTGGAAGATCCGAATATTAGTCAAGCGATCGCTCGTGGCCCTGTTGCCCACTTTGAAATTATCAAGCAATTAGGGGAAAACGGCGGCGGCTTTTTTGCTATTAACTCAGCACACCCCTTTGAAAATCCCAGTGGATTTACTAATTTAATTCAGATCGTGGCAATGCTTTCCATTCCCACGTCCCTGATCTATACATACGGTTTGTTTGCCAATAACACCAAACAAGCCTGGTTACTCTACGGTATGGTCGGTGTGATTTTTCTAGGATTCCTGATTGTCACTGCCATTGGTGAATACAACGGCAATCCGGCTGTAAATGCGCTTTTGGGCAGTCAGCAACCGAACTTAGAGGGGAAAGAAGTCCGGTTTGGTTGGGCAGAATCGGTATTATTTGCGGTAAGTACAACCGGAACCATGTGCGGCGCAGTCAACAGTCTCCACGATTCCTTTATGCCCGCCGGCGGTTTTATTTTTCTTTCTAATATGTTCCTGCAAATTATGTGGGGTGGACAGGGTACAGGAACAGCTTACTTATTTGCCTATAGCATCCTGGCGGTATTCGTCACAGGTTTGATGGTGGGACGCACACCAGAATTTTTGGGACGCAAAATTGAAAAGCGTGAAGTCGTACTTGCTAGCTTCTTGATTTTGCTAGTTCACCCGATCGCCATTTTGATTCCAGGGGGAATCGCCTTAGCT contains:
- a CDS encoding FIST N-terminal domain-containing protein, with product MADQMQWANALSTRHSLEAAVTDVVERAVSSLTAPADLGLVFISSAFTSEYSRLLPLLAEKLSVPVLIGCSGGGVIGTTVNGETQELEAEPAISLTLAHLPGVKVQVFHVVAEELPDLDSSPDAWVDLIGVPASPTPQFILLSSSFASGINDLLQGLDFAYPGSVIVGGQASGGGMGGRVALFCNETDGEECQSLYREGTVGIALTGNIVLETIVAQGCRPIGKPLQVTKADRNIILELDEQVPLVVLRDLIASLSEHERTLAQHSLFVGVAMDEFKLALQQGDFLIRGILGVDPTAGAIAIGDRVRPGQRLQFHLRDAQASAEDLELLLQSYQTQRESEPSAVAALMFACLGRGEGLYGKPNFDSELFRRYLSDIPVGGFFCGGEIGPVGGRTFLHAYTSAFGICRQNQL
- a CDS encoding Calvin cycle protein CP12; the encoded protein is MTNIQETATSDIQEKIQEEVEQARTVCDINGSGSPECAAAWDAVEELQAEASHKRQSKPKNSLEQYCDDNPDAIECRVYDD
- the kdpA gene encoding potassium-transporting ATPase subunit KdpA translates to MLEGWIQIALTLLIIVAITPFFGRYMARIYLEQSTFLDPILNPVERVLYALVGVKSKENMTGWQYGRAILYSNVAMGLLIFFIIMSQGWLPLNPTGIKAPTWDTALHTTISFITNTNQQHYSGETYMSYASQMWGLGYHMFTSAGTGLAVGIAFIRGLTGRSLGNFYVDLIRSITRILLPICIVGGIVLIAAGVPETLAGVVVFPTLEDPNISQAIARGPVAHFEIIKQLGENGGGFFAINSAHPFENPSGFTNLIQIVAMLSIPTSLIYTYGLFANNTKQAWLLYGMVGVIFLGFLIVTAIGEYNGNPAVNALLGSQQPNLEGKEVRFGWAESVLFAVSTTGTMCGAVNSLHDSFMPAGGFIFLSNMFLQIMWGGQGTGTAYLFAYSILAVFVTGLMVGRTPEFLGRKIEKREVVLASFLILLVHPIAILIPGGIALAFPDQLAGISNPGFHGFSQVIYEYASAAANNGSGFEGLGDSQPSPFAIATGTATTTTALWWNLSTCFSLLAGRYIPILGLLLLADSMSRKQAVPYTTGTLRTDTGLFTGVTAGVILILGALTFFPVLALGPIAEAFFITKGIG
- a CDS encoding DUF3177 family protein; the encoded protein is MDYNVWFRPFIWIDYRLAVLFLVIIPLILLIWAFVQKAESIQRLLTIYWKVSSLVAITIYLMIAQYPVSFISGLMAQILIPISLWFWVDINDEIEYQTSGVLKFIFTSWRWATTVYCILGTLALIPFLGCAFSASVMKTAYCRVWFEIPLLFKEYFHANSKAEFLGFLGITSLVIYVVYLSYFVLIKLGKQGRSATPQ